The window TCAAGGTCAACTCCGAGGATATCTTCTCCTGGTATCAGAAAGGCTCGGTTCAGGAAAATCTCGGAAGATACGGAGAGGCTATGAAATCTTATGAAAGAGCTCTGGAAATAGACCCTACTGATTCTCTTATCAGGGAGAAACAGATGAAGCTTCTGGGGACTATTTATAAAAAAGGAACTCTAACGGATTCTCCGGACAGCAACTTTAACTGAGCCGGAAATATACAAAAAACTTGAAGAATAAATTAAAAAATACTTGAGAAAAAATAAGGGAAAACAAGGGAAAACAAGGGAAAATTGTAGGAGCTGTTTTTCAGCTTTTACTTTTTACTTGCCTCGTTTTCTTTCCTGATTTCCTCAACGGTTTCCATGAGTTTTTCTTTGATTTTCACTATGGCATTAACAGCTTCGCCGCCTGCTTCAATCGGAGCCCTTTTTTCCAGGTCAGCCTGCATTAACTGCTGGTCAAAAGGAATTTCTCCAAGTATCGGGATGCCCAGTTCTTCAAGCCTGGCGTTGACTTTTCCGGCGCCTCCTTTGTTAATTACGGCAGCAATATGTTTTATCCCGATCTCGGAAGAGAGTTTTTTTATTCTTTCGGCTGTTTCAAGGGACCTCGCGCCCGGCTCCACCACTATAATCATAAGGTCCATCCCGCGCGTGGTGCCTCTTCCCAGGTGCTCGATTCCGGCTTCCATGTCCAGGATAACTGCACTCTTTTCATTAAGCATCAGGTGCCTGAGAAGAGCCCTGAGAAAGGCCGATCCCGGACACATGCACCCGCTTCCTCCCTTATCCACAGTACCCATGACAAGCATCCTGACACCATCAGGCCCTATTACTCCGTATTTGTCTACAATGTCGTCCACTTTCGGGTTATATATAAAAGCTCCACCTTCGGCACCTGCCCTTTCCTGAATAAGGTCTTTGAAATCAACAAGGGGCTTTGGGGGATTTTCGATTCCCAGAGAAGATGCCAGGTTCATATCCGGGTCTGCATCGATTGCCAGGACTTCGTATCCGTCTCTTGCAAGCAGTCTTGCCAGAGTGCCTGAGAGAGTAGTTTTTCCAACACCGCCTTTTCCGGTAATTGCTATTTTTATTTGAATTCCCCCTGAAATTTTGGTTATAAATCAAATGTGAGAATTTTCTACTCGAATATAACCCTCAAACTGTTTATACTTACTCATTTGTGCTGACTTTTTCCTAAATATTGGGAGCGCAGATATTCATTTTATTTCATTATTTATTTTTCGGTGGTTCCGGGTTAATCGGTTGATATTATTCAGAATACCCGAAGCTGGAATCTTTTGTTTTTCGGTCTACTCCTTGCAGGACTAAACTTGCCTCGTCTGCAACGCAAAAAAGTAACATGCGAATTCATATTGTCACCAGGAAAAACTGAATTCAGAACTGTCACCCCTGCTCGAAGAATACTTCCATTGACCCAAAGAACATCGTTTAAATTCACAGATTAATATAAAACGCCTCCGCCAGCTTGTCTGACGGCCCTGCAAAAAAAGCAGAGAAATGAAAGAGAATAAAGATCAATATCCTGTTTCAAGACCAATATCCTGTTTCAAGACCAATATCCTGTTTCAAGACCAAAATCCTGTGTCGAGCGTTAAAAGAAAGATATGCTACAGTGAATAAGGTTGCACGGTTCAGAAAAATTTGTCATTCAGTCCGCTTGAATGACACGATATGGCGAATAGGGTTATACGGGTCAGAATTTCGGATTTGAGTTAGACGTTGTTTTTTTAAAAATATCGACCATGTAAAGGTGGACGACCATGGATTGCTTTCCAGAAAGTCCTCTGCCCTGCTTCTCATTAATTCACAAACTCAAAGCCATTTTCCGAAGCAATTTGCATGAGGTATTTTTCTATATGATTTCCCTGTTTTTTAGAAAAGCCTGAATCCCTGGCAAGCCGGTCGAGCACCTTCTGTACTCCTGTCCCGTATTGCATTGCTTTTTTCTCTTTCCAGAGAATTTCCGGAGAGACCAGGTCTTCTGCCGCTTTCCTGAGAATATATTTTCGTGTATAAAAGCCGTCTTTTTTCAGGACCTTAAGCTCCGGGCTTATTGCAAGCCCGGTTTTTATTACTTCTTTATCCAGGAAGGGCACCCTGAGTTCCACAGAATTTGCCATTGTAACCATATCATCTCTTTCAAGGTTAATTTTAGAGATGCTCTCAAGGTCAGAGTAAATCTCCCTGTCAAGTACATCAGGGCCCTGCTCGAAAAATCCCTCATGCCTCCTGTACCCTCCAAATAGCTCATCTGCACCCTGCCCGGTCAGAAGGACACGCTTTCCATCTTCTCTTGCAGTTTTTGCAACTATGTAAAGAGGGAGCCCTATTGCAATCATCATCGGGTCCGTAGATTCTGTTGCATAAATTACCTCAGGGACTGCAGCTTCTATTTCTTTGGGCGAAAGGAAATGGACTTTCAGGTTTCTCTTCATGCCAATAGCCTCAGATGCACTCTCTGCCTGGACAACGTCATGAGAATCCGGAAGTCCAACCGCATAAAGGGAGATCTCAGGATCAATGCGCTTTGCAAGGGCTGCTAAAAAAGTGCTGTCAATCCCTCCTGAAAATGCGATTCCCGCAGTCGGAGTAAGCCTGAGTTCCACAGCTTTTTCAAGGGCTGCCTTCAGGTGAAATAAAGCCTCTTTTTCGGCGTAGATCCTCTTTTCAGGCGATTTTATCTTCAGGTAGCCTTCCGGGGTTTTTTCTGTGATTTTCCCGTTTTCGGTATTGAAACCCAGAATCCCTCCCTGAGGGAAAGGCTTTGCTTTTCTGCCAATAAAAGCAAGGGCTTTTTTTTCGGAGGCAAAGGCTATCTCTGGCTTTTTCGCCCCTTCCCCAGAGCAGTAAAATAGAGGTTTTACCCCTGAAGGGTCCCTGGCAAGCACAAGTTCTCCTCCGCAAGCATATGCAAGGGCATAGTCCCCGTTTACTTTAGGAAGTACGGAGCAGACAGCGTCTATCGGAGTACTCCCCTCCTTTACCCCGATTTCTATAAGTGAAAATAAAAGTTCAGTATCGGAATCAGTTTTTATCCCTATCTCATCTGCAAGCTCGCGAAAATTGAATATCTCCCCATTGAGTACAAGAGCCCCTTTCCCTGTAAGCGGCTGGGGCATATCTCCTGTTATTTTAAGCAGGGTATTTCCTATGCTCAGGTCTCCTGCCGTATAGATTCCGCAGGCATCAGGTCCCCTGTGTTCCAGGACGGCAAGCATTTTATTTACTTCTTTATTACTTTCAGGGGTTCCGACCACACCTGCTATTCCACACATGATTACACCTTTTTTTACATTCCTTTCTGTCCGGTATACACGAGCTCCACCCTGTATTTATTATTTTGCTATCTTCCGGCAGGGTATTTCCAACCAGCCTGAATACGGGGAACTGCCCGGAAAGCAGACTGATCTGGGAAAATGTGCTTCCAATGCAGATAAAAAAACACTGATCAAAAAATGTGGTGGTTCCTGATTAACCGGGTGCTCTATTCCGGGTTCCGGAACTGGAATTATTCATTTTTCTCTCCCTGCGCCGCACGGGGTCCGGGCCGGCCTGTCAGGTAAGAAAAAACAACCTGCAAACCAGTGCGCAATTAAGAGAAATTGATACTATGAAAATACCCCGGGCTAAGAAATACTCCCCCTTACCCTGAAAACAGCCATTCAATTCATAGTTAATATAAGCACCTCTGCCCCTTGTCTGGCGGACCGTCATAATAATAAGTTAAACGATACTTGAAAATGAATGAATTTAATATGCATTTAATTTTGTTTTGTCCTCATTCGTGCCGGTTTTTCTATCTTTTTTAGTATTTGCTCTTTTTATGTCATTTTTACTTTCTGGCTTTTCTTTCGGGTCTTTTGTCTTATTTTTGGTCTGAAAGCCGCTCTCCTGCGTCGAGCGTGACAAAAATGATTTGGTAGAGCGAATGACGTTGTACGGTTCAGAACGATCTAATTTCGTCCTCTTGAACGCAGTCTTCAGTATTAACATCCATAATTTAGTCCCCTGAGCAAAGTTCATTGCTAAAATCCATCAAGTAGTCCTCTTGAGCGCAGCGGTGAGGCTGCAGACAATAACGGATGCTTTGATTTTTAAGGACTTTGCGTGCTATGAAGGAAGTTTTTTATCTGTGCTCTCCAATATACGCAACGTTTTTAAGCATCTTATAATTATTATGATGCAGACCGGAAATTGTTTACCTTTAAGTTCACTTTATCTTTCACCTTATCTTTCACCCGATCTTTCACCTGATGTTGCATTCAGGTTATTGAAAAGCAGGTGAAAGTCCGATAATTTAAAAATTCAAAATTGAGGCTTACAAAGATGCAGTACCAGGCAACAGTAACTATTAAACAGAAAGCAGGCATGCTTGACCCTGAAGGCACCACAGCCAAAAAGGCTCTCGGACACCTTGGATATGCAGTTGAAAGCATAAAGACCGCAAAACTATACGAAATCGTGCTCGAAGCCAAATCTGCCGAAGTTGCGGAGCAGAAGGTTGATGAGATGTGCCAGAAGCTTATTGCAAACCCAATCGTCCAAAACTATACTATAGAGCTCAAGGAACTTAACTAAGGGCTCCCTGCAGGAATAACAGGATTGAAGAATAAAATCCAGAAACTAAATTTTTTGAAAATACTAAAGTAAGGTTGAGGGAAAAAAATGAAGATTGCCATTATTCAGTTCGGAGGCACAAACTGCGACATGGATGTCCAACATGTCCTTACAGACGTGGTTGGTGTGGATGCCGAAACTGTCTGGTACAAAGAGGAAAACCTGACCGGTTTTGACGGAGTCGTTGTTCCGGGCGGCTTTTCCTACGGAGATTACCTGAGGGCAGGAGCGATTGCAGCCCGAACTCCGATTATGGATTCCATAAAAAAAATCGCAGCCGAAGGAAAACCTGTGCTTGGGATCTGCAATGGCTTTCAGGTGCTGACCGAAGCCCGGGTTCTCGAAGGGGCTCTTACCACAAACGAGTACCCCAAATTCAGGTGCCACTGGACAAATATCAGGGTTGAGACCACTGATACTCCCTTTACCTCAAAGTTCAGGAAAGGTGAGGTTATAAGGATGCCCATCGCCCATATGGAAGGCAAGTTCTTTGCTGAA is drawn from Methanosarcina lacustris Z-7289 and contains these coding sequences:
- a CDS encoding ATP-binding protein, which codes for MQIKIAITGKGGVGKTTLSGTLARLLARDGYEVLAIDADPDMNLASSLGIENPPKPLVDFKDLIQERAGAEGGAFIYNPKVDDIVDKYGVIGPDGVRMLVMGTVDKGGSGCMCPGSAFLRALLRHLMLNEKSAVILDMEAGIEHLGRGTTRGMDLMIIVVEPGARSLETAERIKKLSSEIGIKHIAAVINKGGAGKVNARLEELGIPILGEIPFDQQLMQADLEKRAPIEAGGEAVNAIVKIKEKLMETVEEIRKENEASKK
- a CDS encoding asparagine synthetase B family protein, producing the protein MCGIAGVVGTPESNKEVNKMLAVLEHRGPDACGIYTAGDLSIGNTLLKITGDMPQPLTGKGALVLNGEIFNFRELADEIGIKTDSDTELLFSLIEIGVKEGSTPIDAVCSVLPKVNGDYALAYACGGELVLARDPSGVKPLFYCSGEGAKKPEIAFASEKKALAFIGRKAKPFPQGGILGFNTENGKITEKTPEGYLKIKSPEKRIYAEKEALFHLKAALEKAVELRLTPTAGIAFSGGIDSTFLAALAKRIDPEISLYAVGLPDSHDVVQAESASEAIGMKRNLKVHFLSPKEIEAAVPEVIYATESTDPMMIAIGLPLYIVAKTAREDGKRVLLTGQGADELFGGYRRHEGFFEQGPDVLDREIYSDLESISKINLERDDMVTMANSVELRVPFLDKEVIKTGLAISPELKVLKKDGFYTRKYILRKAAEDLVSPEILWKEKKAMQYGTGVQKVLDRLARDSGFSKKQGNHIEKYLMQIASENGFEFVN
- the purQ gene encoding phosphoribosylformylglycinamidine synthase subunit PurQ; translation: MKIAIIQFGGTNCDMDVQHVLTDVVGVDAETVWYKEENLTGFDGVVVPGGFSYGDYLRAGAIAARTPIMDSIKKIAAEGKPVLGICNGFQVLTEARVLEGALTTNEYPKFRCHWTNIRVETTDTPFTSKFRKGEVIRMPIAHMEGKFFAEEPTLAELDENEQVVFRYVDEKGRATDKANPNGSLENIAGIVNTSRNILGLMPHPERASESILGSADGRKVFESMADYITENF
- the purS gene encoding phosphoribosylformylglycinamidine synthase subunit PurS, whose amino-acid sequence is MQYQATVTIKQKAGMLDPEGTTAKKALGHLGYAVESIKTAKLYEIVLEAKSAEVAEQKVDEMCQKLIANPIVQNYTIELKELN